The nucleotide window TCGTAGTACCTTGTGGACGGAGTACACAATGACGTGGAATTTATAGCGCGAGCTATTgaaatcaaagttttttatgGTAACCATGTGCCCgagttcaaaatattattttatgtacgCCGCCTACatgttttttagtatttttgttagATATACTTCCTTGCATTGTAGAAAGAGATGCGAATATTATCGGAGAAACCTTGAATGGTAACCGTACTTGTACACGTCCATCACTTTTCGCTTGAACGTTTTCAAGGAAATGTTTTTCGCATAAACGTTCTTCTTCggacaatgttgttgttgttttcaatttcacaaaaaCGTTGAAGAATCGAATTGATATTCGATAGATTTGAATTTAGTGTGATATTGTAAACGGATAGGtgcaaatttgaaagcttttcttaatTATCACCTTCAATCCAACCTAATTTGCTGTTTTGAAGGCGGGGTAAGCCTTTTCCAAGTGAAATTGTTGCTACTTGAAGgctctcaaaaatatttctgcatTGAGCAATAAATCTATACGTTGCGGTTTGTAAAAGTATGGATCCGCAAGTTGTAGGTTTTCAGGAATATTCtatttacaaatattgataaaactACTACTAATTTGTGTTGTAATCGCTTTAGTTATAACGAATTCTGACATGCAAGTAAAATCTCCAATACGAGATTTGATTTTCGCATTTACTGCATACTTTGAATTAGAACgcatatatttcaaatttcctGATATGAGAAAAACCTTTTAAGCTGCAATCGCTTCGCTGTTTCTTCGGTGATGAAATTTAATTCCGAACATGAATCCAATAACACGCCAGCTAGCTGCATCAATCCAAATTTatcttgtatgtatattaatgctGTTGGTAGTATCGCTCTTTTACGAGAACATGCGGTAAGTGAAACCGATGAATTGGTTGGTGACTGACGCGATGGATTCGGCGAAGTAAATGGCACAGATGTTTGGTCTTTCCCTTTAAGCTTTAACCACCTTtttataaatgaataatttGTAGTTTCAACGGTGGAGAAATGAAGATGTGAGTGGTTTGATTGATGACATACACGGCAACGAGATTTTGATGGACATTTAGATCCGGTGTGTCCTTTGCGTTTAGGTTGTCTACATTATTGCAATGTATACATTTCGACAACgcatttaaaaatgaatttgcatttttcttaCCGTCTAGCTTACAATCTCGATGTGTTACTATTGATTTTTCACCGTTTGAACGGTTTTCTAAACACTGACAGTGCCGATTCAGCCACTTGTAGCAATCGTTCCATGTGGCAAGTGGTCAAACTCTTGCTTTTGATTGTATGCTGATTTGGAATCAGAATCAATTTTGGTTGAGACGATATGAATTCATTATGTCGCTTTCTGAGCCCAACGAGAGGAATGAACCTTGAAGCGCTGTAGCAGTGTAGATAATATTACGTGGAATTGCTGCCTCAAATCCTTTCACACCCGGAGCGTTTAAAAGCGATGTAATATGATCTTGAATTAATAcgttatggaaatatttttgcatgAGCCACTCTATAGCCTTCGGTTACCTGAAAGGGTTCGATGACGCTAAAGGCTGGTCCTGAAAGACAGTTTAAAAGATAGTAATTAAGTTTGTCCACCTTTGGCATTGTTGGATCATCATGCACCATATTACAAAAAGTGCAGCAAAAACGTTTAAATTCCACATATTTGCCGTCAAATTTAGGCAATTTGAGTGAAAGCAATCGATTATGGTAACTGCTAGTAGTTCCAAAAGTTGTTGCGTTGAAAATGCTAGTGTTGAACTCAGAAACGCGGTTTCTGGGGTTGATGACGAAAGTATTTTGGATTTTGTTGAAATGTATGGTAAATTCAATTTCTGCTCTCGATTGGTCTGACGGAGAAAGAGCTTCAATATTGTTCTGGACGTCacaaatatgttgaaaataGGATTCAACCATTTGTAGTTGACATTCGAGAACATGCGTATGGTTGAACGTGTTTGAATTAGCGAGGGGTTCTCATCAGCTATGTTAGGCACATACTTTTCTGTTGTTAGGCACTTGAATGCAccgaataaaatatatttatacgaaCACCTGAGTAATGAAGactgtgttgctgttgttgtagattTAGCAATAGCAAATGCAATCCGATGAAGCTGTTATGTGATGAGTCCCGTAAACTTGCACTGAGACTGCGACGACTTGACGAACTGTCGATAACTTCAACAGATGTTGATGAGAAGATCTCGAGCGTACGTTAATAAAACCAGGATGTATGATTACAGTAGCAAGTACGATGATGTGTGGCACGAATTGCTATCTGCGCTTACACAGAATATTGCCCGGGTACAACAAGCCTACTTATCCGCTAATTCAGGTTGTTGGATACCGCTACATAACTTCCTGGGGAGATGATGTGGGCAAATTCCATGTGATTGAACAAACGCAGAGCCAATTCTTGCCAGtattacacaaaaagaattatttaaattaactttGACATTAATCTATTGGCTTTTCttgattgaaaataataaatgtagAACACATGTCCTGTCACGGTCGCCAATTATGAAGGAGcccaataataaattaatgtccaattaacaatttaatttaagttttatactaattttatttctcaattaattttatttcgctATCTTAATGCTGTTCTAATAATAATGTCTTAATATTTATGCTAGCTTCGATTTTTATCTCTTCCTATgcctaattttttcattaactaTGTAAACTTGTGCGTATATGTTTATGAGGGCGTAAGTACCCAGTTAGAACAGTGACGGTCATGTTACCTAGTGACATGCCGGTAACGCGTGCCTGTTTAATTGTCACATTTTCCTATCACGTTCTTAAGGGCGAATCAAAAAAGCTCccaaaacttttgtatacatgtgatcTTTTATCACCTTCTCGCTCACATATTTTCTGCTGTACTAAAACTATATCCTTCTTTCTCAcacattcattaaatttggGACAAATCGACAAAACTGCTTTTAGGAAAGCGTGACGGTGCATTCTGCAATAGCCTAGTGGGTAAGCCACTCGCTTGTCAATACTTCAACCTAAAGTTCGAAACTctaaaatataaagatttttgtttttttataaaatattttttttattaattttaataataaaataattttatttagatttacGTTATATTCATTTCCTTcatcttttgacattttttttaataatataaaaattatttatatacatttttatatacttacaaaaaataatacatatatacatatacatatatcaaaaaaattattacagtaTTATATTTATCTTTCTTCAGCTTTTCGCTTCCTAtatgttttttgcttaaatctatGGTGGCTCATTTCGATGGACTTCCGCATTTGTTGATCGAAATTCGCAAGCCCACAAGTGATGAAAgaatctataaaaaatgtaatgaaaaatcaatttaaaatacatctttttaggttaatatgtacgtatgtacaaaATTTAGCATATAATATGTTGGACAACAGAAACTTTGATAGCGGTTGCTTGTCTCCCCTACCGTCCCAGTTACACAAAGCCAGGAATTCGTCAGTGTACGGATGCCGCAACACATCACATACACTGTCTTTCATCCTTAAAACACACTGTGTCTGTAATTTGAAGAACATGTTAAAAACATCTGAAAAAGGTGTAAacgtaataaagtaaaaatatttaagaaacaatATATTGGATTACCATTTCCATCCACAGGCAAATTGTTTACTTGTTGCTTTGAGAAGTTTGCCTCTGTGTTGTAGCAACCAGAAACGTTGAACTTCTTCCGTTTAAATGTCAatttttctgcaataataaatgcataaaagtaaattgaaaactaaaatgaCAATTTTACATGCACCTTTTACGGGAGTCGAAGACGTTGTTGGGCATTCCTCCAAATAGGTGTCATCAAAAAGCACTGGTGAATCCATctgattaagaaataaaaatatggcagcattaaaattcattttaatttcattcatttcttaacataatatatataaaataccgtCGGGACAATGCAATATTACAGTGAAAAAtactaatttgaaaattcatGAAATAGATGATGTAAATCCCTCCACATCAGGATCACAATCAAAATTTACATCTTTTTCACAAAGTTAGATGCACTTAGATTAAAAGCCCTTTTCCCGGCTCACATATGCACTAATtgtattttgcttcatattgaattattattttctatactCACCCTTTTTCCAAATATAAGTACAATAATAGACACAAGATGTTCACAAATATTAACGAAACACAATTCTAAaagatttcaatatttattttcaataattttgcaaaaatatgcacAAGCACAAATCTGCACAATTCTTTATCGACGCGTTTGtaaccgaaattttttttcttcgaattCAATTTGTCACAACGAACAAGCAAATGTCAAATTCACGGTATCATGCTGTACGCTTTCACATCCATCGTTTTCAATACGCGGTGACagctaaaaaaattgtttgtcttcttttgttttatttttgcttaatatCTGTTGAGTGAAGagcttataatataaaacaatcaAAAGACACAATAGATTGACTTCTTACTCATTTCAAAGATTTGTGAGGGAGTGTTAGTGAcaagtaaaaattgtgtaaatgtaTTGGAGTTTCGGGTACGCAAGTTTTGCTGGAATTATACCACACTTGTAGACATGAGGGCCGTTGAGGTCATGACAGAAACAAATGATTTCAAGTGCTGGCGCTCTTGTTGTTGTGTggcataagaaaataaatatacttttaaaactattttgcaCATTCAAACTTTCAAGAGATTtgtgtgtttacatttatgacaaatagcagtgttgccatactttgtgtcctgaaaatataatcaaaaatctTTTTCATATTTACAGATAAAAAtgattcaaaatgaaatattgttatttatataataaatagaaataaacttATTATAGAATGCAAAGTTTTTCAGTATTTCTCTCCTTTTGATTAAAATAGGTGTTCGATCGataagggttatttttttttaagcgcggccgaaggccgccagtgcagaaaatAGTTCAACACAAAAGAACTATTaataccccggtgttggaccgaccagggtcggttttgttttttgaagcGTGGCCGAAGGCTGCCAGTGCACagagtagttcgacacaaaagaactatggACACGccagtgttggaccgaccaggattattttttttgaagcgcgatCGAAGGCCGCCAgcgcagaaagtagttcgacacaaaagaactatgaacacctcggtgttggaccgacccgggttattttttttttgaagcgccgAAGGCCGCccgtgcagaaagtagttcgacacaaaagaactatgaacaccccggtgttggaccgaccatggttatttttttatctttatttatcaaatatCATAAGATACAAAATCCATTTGTACTATTTTCTGAGTGATAAAAAAAAGCGTTGTGCTCATAGCTAAACATACTTTATCTACCAACAAATTGAATATTGCAAGGGTCAACTTatcgtttaaattttaaaaagatacacttatatacaaataaaacgaataaatttttaatttcacttagaCATACCTACATTtttctttatgaattattttgaCACTCTAaatcagagccgctcaaaataatacgcaatttatttaccaacgcatataatcacacatttgatatctgccaGCGTATGAtcgtgtgcgcgcgcttgcttagtacactgagtgaaatcgtgctatttggttattttgttattaaaaatttagaaaaaaataaaaaattatggtttttgattaagaaagcaattaagaacaacaataattttaagttaattttttttaactttccatgattttttccatatcgacttcaagatcgtaagttttgattctcattaagtcctctatatgcttattcgaaactgaattcctgtatttcgagtgtatttttgacgctggcagaattagcgtcatagcgtacatgcttcgactgcatttgcttgcctatactccgagtataggcatgaaaaattgcgcattattttgagcggctctgctctaaatatttatatatgtacttttttcaTTTCGCTACCAAACATTTTCACCGAGCACATGCGCTTTTTTTTGTAACACACACTTTTAAACCGATAACTATGTTTGATAGCACTACATATTGTATAActagttttataaaataagaagctgtttgattttaatagcttacaaagtttacaaagaaattaattcCTAAATTCCTTGAATTACTTGGTGTTCTAACTACCAACTAAATTATGTGATTTCTTCGAAATAAACGACTAGAGAGCTACATATAGCTAACACATCTGTCTAAACAAAGATTTATCGCTGCCTCATTCAAGTCTTTTGAAGTGGCTCTGCCAGAAATCTTATTTCTTCGGTGACTATATTTACGTTTAGGTTGCGATTAATATCAGCATGTTAATTTGATGTACCAGGGAGcattgaaaatactttttaccaccttattttcgaaatgttAATTACTATTTACGCTTCTACCATTAGTGCAACCCTATAGTTGCGCACCATATTATTATACCGGCTTGATAACTTGTTTCCGTTTTAACAATTTTAGGTTAAGTTCAATCCTTTTCATCCTAATGTGCTCCTTCCAGCGTAATTTAGCATCGCGCGTTATGTCAAGACATTTGGCAGAATGGGCATATGGTATGCAgacatcaaaaatatttataggcTGATAAGTGATTCTTTTGCTGACTTGCCACTGTTtagttttttctccattttgtACTCCATTTCAGTGCGGAGCTGATTGCATGTTGCAGATGTATCGCAGCTTTTTCTCCTGTTTTTTCTATGCTTAGTATTGGCGTGTCATCAGCTAAAGTGGCCTTCATACTGTTTGGTATTAACGGTAAATTTTAGTAAACAGAATAAGTAAAAGTAATCCTACAAAACTTCTCTGCGGTACCTGCTCGAGGTGACATATGATTATAGAAGAGCACAATACACATTACCGTACGTCTCCGCAACGTCAAAGGATAACGCTGAGCACACTTTTCCCTCTTCCTgggtttttttctattttagatGTTATTCAATGAATTTGCTCTATTAATTGTTTCTGAAGATGAACTGATGCGATGGGAGTAATTGCTTTTCAGCGATGATATATTTTAGTCTTTGAAGGATTAATTTTTCAACAAGCTTTGAGTTTTGTGAAAGTAGTGAAATTGGTCAATAAGATGAGACTATATAAGGATCGTTACCAAGTATAGAAACTAAGATACGTTCAGCAACATTCCACAGATTTGGAAAATGTGTCAGCCTAATTGACTTCTTTCCCGAGTGCACTGTAATATGACTTCAGCATACATCTGTaatagaaatgtatgtatgtatgtatgcatgtatgtatatttttcattccATGCTCAGAtctgttcacgcgccactgttaaagtTAGCTGTGGTGAAACTTGCTCAACGCATTTTGTCAGCTTTTGACAATTTACACGCTTGCCCGTagttggaccttctctataattTACGTTCCCTTCCTAACTTTTACCCGTCTTGTAGGTTTTTTAATGAATAGTCACCACCGATTCTACCGGCCGTTTCTACCGTCCGTATACATGGATATccccaaaaagttaattttttccgtaGCAATCAGCTGACTGCTCTTTCATAACATAAGGTTGCCAATAGTATATCTTCCTTTTCTTCtccttaattggcgtagacaccgctttcgcgattatagccgagttaacaacaaagcgccagtcgtttcttcttttcgctacgtgatatcaattggatattccaagcgtagccaggtccttctccacctggtccttccggcggagtgaaggtcttcctcttcctctgcttcccccgacgagtattgcgtcgaatactttcagagctggagtattttcgtccatacgtacgacTTGACCAAGCCAGCGCAGTCggtgtctcttaattcgctgaactatgtcaatgtcgtcgtatatctcatacagctcatcgtttcatcgtaTGCGATACTCGCCGCAACCAACgaacaaaggaccataaatctttcacggAACTTTTctgtcgaaaactcgtaacgtcgactaatcatatgttgtcatcgtccattccTCTACACCGTATTGCAGAACGGGAGTAATGAGTGACTTtttgagtttggtttttgttcatcgagagaggactttacttctcaattgcctactcagtccgaagtagcacctggtggcaagagttattctgctttgTATTTCGCGGTTGACATTGTTgatgctgttaatactggttccacgatagacgaaattatctgcaaATTCGAAGTTATAACTATCAACAG belongs to Bactrocera dorsalis isolate Fly_Bdor chromosome 1, ASM2337382v1, whole genome shotgun sequence and includes:
- the LOC125775582 gene encoding uncharacterized protein LOC125775582, producing MNEIKMNFNAAIFLFLNQMDSPVLFDDTYLEECPTTSSTPVKEKLTFKRKKFNVSGCYNTEANFSKQQVNNLPVDGNDVFNMFFKLQTQCVLRMKDSVCDVLRHPYTDEFLALCNWDGRGDKQPLSKFLLSNILYAKFCTYVHINLKRCILN